A stretch of Oreochromis aureus strain Israel breed Guangdong linkage group 11, ZZ_aureus, whole genome shotgun sequence DNA encodes these proteins:
- the LOC116320645 gene encoding mitochondrial folate transporter/carrier, which produces MSSAPNHGPVSETGLPGKPVSAVSFGGRLQKVFSHVRVENLIAGLSGGVVSTLVLHPLDLVKIRFAVSDGLELRPKYSGMLHCMKSVWQQEGLRGLYQGVTPNVWGAGASWGLYFFFYNAIKGYTKEGRQAELSATEHLVSAAEAGILTLTLTNPIWVTKTRLVLQYSADRNTKQYKGMFDALVKIYRHEGVSGLYKGYVPGLLGTSHGALQFMAYEELKRDYNKYRKAHSDAKLNPLEYITMAALSKIFAVATTYPYQVVRARLQDQHNRYNGVIDVVRRTWRNEGTLGFYKGIIPNLIRVTPACCITFVVYENVSHFFLGQNK; this is translated from the exons ATGAGCTCCGCTCCAAATCACGGTCCCGTTTCAGAGACAGGACTGCCCGGCAAACCTGTGTCTGCTGTCTCGTTCGGCGGACGACTACAGAAGGTCTTTAGCCATGTGAGGGTAGAAAACCTGATCGCGGGACTCAGCGGGGGAGTGGTGTCAACGCTCGTGCTTCATCCCCTGGACCTGGTCAAAATCAGGTTTGCag TAAGTGATGGACTTGAATTAAGACCGAAGTATAGTGGCATGCTGCACTGCATGAAGAGTGTCTGGCAGCAGGAGGGACTGAGAGGACTCTATCAAGGCGTGACACCCAACGTTTGGGGTGCTGGTGCATCTTGGGGCCTCTACTTCTTCTT CTACAATGCAATCAAAGGGTACACAAAGGAAGGTCGTCAGGCTGAACTGAGTGCCACAGAACACCTGGTGTCAGCGGCTGAAGCTG GCATCCTCACACTCACCCTTACCAACCCAATCTGGGTGACCAAGACCCGGTTGGTGCTGCAGTACAGTGCTGACCGAAATACCAAGCAGTACAAGGGGATGTTTGATGCTTTGGTTAAGATCTACCGCCATGAAGGAGTGTCTGGACTCTACAAG GGTTATGTTCCCGGTCTGCTCGGCACGTCTCACGGAGCACTGCAGTTCATGGCCTACGAAGAGCTCAAGAGAGACTacaacaaatacagaaaagcaCATTCAGACGCAAAGCTG AACCCATTGGAATACATCACAATGGCAGCATTATCCAAAATATTTGCCGTGGCCACAACATACCCATATCAAGTGGTGCGAGCTCGCCTGCAAGACCAGCACAATAGATACAACGGAGTTATTGATGTCGTCAGACGGACGTGGAG GAATGAAGGCACCCTTGGTTTCTACAAAGGCATCATCCCCAACTTGATCCGCGTCACCCCAGCCTGTTGCATCACCTTCGTGGTTTACGAGAACGTGTCTCACTTTTTTCTCGGGCAAAATAAATGA